The following proteins come from a genomic window of Portunus trituberculatus isolate SZX2019 chromosome 35, ASM1759143v1, whole genome shotgun sequence:
- the LOC123513116 gene encoding protein patched homolog 3-like has translation MLETRQKMGKLLSAGSARLVRAMELTFNTYGRLIATSPIVVIVVCLVMAAGCGVGLLKFEQEDRPTKLWTPEGSESVRVEEWMEENFVSDTRLNMAIYVADNVLEKNVLLEMLRVHELVTTTTTSAGITWNTTCSTVPIIPSFSYGRRRRDAATVRQKRQTNSDFDFSRILPRDDYCQFQESIQEVCLENGLLDVFGYDRDFLTSLTREQILDEINDAQTSSITGFPLNVTQYLSQVRRDEQGYILGARAASHMWFTRVNRSALESGVGINDAGTGTQVDANTHEWEQTMVRNLLNPAQRPPEVQFYIMSASSFGTVGGENIQSDLQFLSLGFGVVFVFVVLMLGRRNHVEARPLLSLMGLSCVGLAIVVSYGTCSAYGVPYGPVNSILPFLLLGLGIDDMFVILEAWQSLSSEEQQQPLRERIGLALGRAGVAITVTSLTDFLAFAVGCTTVLPALRYFCIYSAIGIVSVYFFQATFFVACLTLDQRRLEDRRHGLFWCWKMSPEWSPSGCSQRDLCNEFFSRFYAKFLLHPAVRVIVILWTSALFFASTWGLTNLRQEFDPIWFLPQDSYLYGYFEKQRDYFPSSEEPGSVYLSNIDLANELVNIQELSESLRSNEYVAKVDSWVDKYVEYWDDAITANQTLFPDRLTQFLFSPRGAQYRSRNFRFNSTLSCREDAPLVTATRIDFSYKLLSSSREEVQAMDAVRTVVQGTNMSGETRVWGRAFSSWETNKVIKEELFRNLGIALVVVSVATMVLLASVVASSMVVLCVLFTLVDVAALIHWWGLTIDTVTCIDLVLAVGLCVDYAVHVAHTFLTRIGDRAQRAADTLATIGPPVLSGGFSTFLAFAFLANSSSYVFQSFFKIFFGVCVYGLYHGLVFLPVLLSLVGPASHNTITPQHLTPPHTTSSSSSHPLEQKNGKFVEKSLDAEGGGMSTDEKGNLEKGVGMFVVGGEGKVQQLHIT, from the exons ATGCTGGAGACAAGGCAGAAAATGGGAAAGTTGCTGAGTGCTGGAAGCGCTAGGCTGGTGCGGGCAATGGAGCTGACCTTTAATACTTATGGAAGGTTGATCGCTACCTCCCCTATCGTCGTCATCGTGGTATGCTTAGTGATGGCGGCAGGCTGTGGCGTAGGCCTATTAAAATTCGAGCAAGAAGATCGTCCCACAAAGCTATGGACACCTGAAGGTTCGGAATCTgtgagagtggaggagtggatggAGGAGAACTTTGTCTCAGACACACGCCTTAACATGGCCATCTATGTGGCAGACAATGTGCTGGAGAAAAACGTGTTGCTTGAAATGTTGCGTGTCCACGAGTTAGtgaccaccacgaccacgagTGCCGGCATCACCTGGAACACCACCTGCTCGACAGTGCCAATCATCCCCTCCTTCTCATACGGCAGACGGCGGCGAGACGCAGCGACAGTACGCCAGAAGCGTCAAACCAACAGTGACTTTGACTTCAGTCGTATTCTTCCCCGTGACGACTACTGCCAGTTTCAGGAATCTATACAAGAAGTGTGCCTAGAAAACGGCCTCCTTGACGTGTTCGGCTATGACCGGGACTTCCTTACTAGCTTGACACGAGAACAAATCCTGGATGAAATCAACGACGCTCAGACGAGCAGTATCACGGGCTTTCCTCTTAATGTAACTCAGTATTTATCACAGGTGCGACGTGATGAACAGGGTTATATTCTCGGTGCCAGGGCTGCCTCTCACATGTGGTTCACGCGGGTAAACAGGTCAGCACTGGAGAGCGGCGTTGGGATCAATGATGCAGGGACAGGCACCCAAGTAGACGCTAATACTCACGAATGGGAACAAACAATGGTTCGTAACTTACTAAATCCCGCTCAACGTCCACCCGAAGTACAGTTTTATATTATGTCAGCGTCCAGTTTCGGTACAGTAGGCGGCGAAAACATTCAGAGTGACTTACAGTTTCTCAGCTTAGGCTTTGGagtagtgtttgtgtttgtggtatTGATGTTAGGTCGTCGCAACCACGTGGAGGCTCGACCGCTACTCTCTCTGATGGGGCTGTCATGTGTGGGTCTGGCCATCGTTGTTTCTTACGGCACCTGCTCTGCTTATGGCGTTCCTTATGGACCTGTCAAcagcattcttccttttcttttgctcGGGTTGGGAATAGATGACATGTTCGTAATTCTGGAGGCATGGCAGAGCTTGAGTTCGGAGGAGCAGCAACAACCGCTGAGGGAAAGGATCGGGCTGGCCCTGGGTCGTGCAGGAGTGGCCATCACGGTCACTTCCTTGACAGATTTCCTTGCCTTTGCTGTGGGCTGTACCACTGTCCTCCCTGCCCTGAGGTATTTTTGCATTTACTCTGCAATCGGCATAGTGTCAGTGTATTTCTTTCAAGCTACATTCTTCGTGGCCTGTCTGACCTTAGATCAACGCCGCTTGGAGGACCGGCGTCATGGTCTCTTCTGGTGCTGGAAAATGTCCCCGGAGTGGTCACCAAGCGGTTGTAGTCAGCGCGACTTGTGCAATGAATTTTTCTCTCGATTCTACGCCAAGTTTTTGCTGCATCCCGCTGTGAGAGTCATTGTAATCCTCTGGACGAGCGCGTTGTTCTTTGCATCCACATGGGGCCTCACTAACCTCAGACAAGAGTTTGATCCAATTTGGTTCCTCCCACAGGACTCTTACTTGTATGGATACTTTGAAAAACAAAGAGATTACTTTCCCTCGTCTGAGGAGCCGGGGTCTGTATACCTATCTAACATTGATCTAGCGAACGAATTGGTCAATATACAAGAGCTTTCAGAAAGTCTCCGGTCCAATGAGTACGTAGCTAAAGTTGACAGCTGGGTGGATAAATATGTTGAGTACTGGGACGATGCAATCACGGCAAACCAAACTTTGTTTCCTGATCGCCTGACGCAATTCCTGTTTTCGCCCAGAGGTGCCCAGTACCGCTCTCGCAACTTTAGATTCAACTCTACCTTAAGCTGCAGAGAGGACGCGCCCCTGGTCACAGCCACCAGAATTGACTTCAGCTACAAGTTACTGTCGTCTTCCCGGGAGGAAGTGCAAGCAATGGATGCAGTGCGAACCGTTGTGCAGGGAACGAACATGAGCGGCGAGACGAGGGTGTGGGGGCGGGCGTTCTCCTCTTGGGAAACCAATAAAGTGATAAAGGAAGAACTTTTTCGTAATCTTGGGatagcactggtggtggtgtcggtggcgACTATGGTGCTGCTGGCTAGTGTCGTGGCCAGTAGCATGGTGGTGCTGTGCGTGCTCTTTACTCTGGTGGATGTAGCCGCCCTTATCCACTGGTGGGGCCTTACCATAGACACCGTCACCTGCATCGATTTGGTGCTGGCAGTGGGCCTGTGTGTGGACTACGCGGTGCATGTGGCACACACCTTCCTCACAAGGATTGGGGATCGCGCACAGAGAGCGGCAGACACTTTGGCTACCATTGGACCGCCAGTTCTCAGCGGGGGATTCTCCACTTTCCTCGCCTTTGCCTTCCTGGCGAACTCATCTTCCTACGTTTTCCAAAGCTTCTTCAAG ATCTTCTTTGGTGTGTGCGTCTATGGTCTGTATCATGGTCTCGTGTTTCTGCCGGTGCTGCTGTCCCTCGTTGGCCCTGCAAGTCACAACACCATCACGCCGCAACACCTCACGCCGCCCCACACAACCTCCAGCAGCTCCTCCCATCCGTTGGAACAGAAAAACGGAAAATTCGTGGAAAAATCTCTTGACGCGGAAGGAGGTGGTATGTCAACTGACGAGAAGGGGAACTTGGAGAAGGGAGTGGGAATGTTCGTTGTGGGTGGGGAAGGTAAAGTACAACAACTGCACATAACTTGA
- the LOC123513127 gene encoding uncharacterized protein LOC123513127 has protein sequence MPVPVSPGKQESSRDDDGAAAGEEVHHAFPPGANPTRYPQHGEDAADPDVVAGYEDCLEETLRFLVEEEQLPGDHPVVQGLITHLTRQHAHTELAKLSQQVATVPTSVTSLNAGFQVTLVQDEDDEDGSDEDMEDDDQLVDMDDLEEEDDLDREASEAFRRQLLRFVYQGCDLFAAPQAGHPRWTPCDQGQARTYTAMQNTGIASLQEGKCDSTI, from the exons ATGCCAGTTCCAGTTTCTCCAGGTAAGCAAGAATCTAGTCGCGATGATGACGGGGCGGCGGCAGGTGAAGAGGTCCACCACGCGTTTCCTCCCGGTGCTAACCCCACTCGATACCCGCAGCACGGGGAAGACGCGGCGGACCCCGATGTAGTAGCGGGTTACGAGGACTGCCTGGAGGAAACTTTGAG GtttctggtggaggaggaacagctaCCAGGAGACCATCCCGTGGTGCAGGGATTGATTACTCACCTCACACGCCAACATGCTCACACTGAACTGGCCAAGCTCTCTCAGCAGGTAGCGACCGTCCCCACCTCCGTCACTTCGCTAAATGCTGGCTTCCAGGTTACCCTAGTGCAAGATGAAGATGACGAGGATGGTTCAGATGAGGACATGGAGGATGACGATCAATTAGTAGACATGGACGacctggaagaggaggatgacttAGATAGAGAAGCTAGTGAAGCTTTCAGACGGCAATTACTGCGGTTTGTGTATCAAGGATGTGACCTGTTTGCCGCCCCGCAGGCAGGCCACCCCAGGTGGACCCCCTGCGACCAGGGTCAGGCAAGAACCTATACTGCCATGCAGAACACGGGCATCGCTTCTCTACAGGAGGGAAAATGCGACTCGACAATCTGA